In Alkalihalobacillus sp. FSL W8-0930, a single window of DNA contains:
- a CDS encoding lysylphosphatidylglycerol synthase transmembrane domain-containing protein, producing MKSVRSHLLNISLLLLITGGVLFFIFRELSWYDVKEDLATMHFGWFIAGAGAIILSWFFEAIVLHNMTNTDQTNVRFGSTLKITMVGLLFNNITPSSSGGQPAQLFMLFKRGVDVSKASSVLLIKFILFQTILVLLFLGILVFGYQDLAAIVPNMKYFILIGFIINLSVITCLLLICFSKKSILILIRLVLYPISLVKKELAEKWRDSLHEKVLTFHEESRRLIHERTLLLQCSMYTILQLMFFLIVPYFVFLSLGYSELSLFSAIAFHAFIMMFASVIPTPGGSGAGEYSFTLLFGTIVAQTDLLVGLLIWRILTAYSPAIIGALSFAIRLNKPKKEPTKGVS from the coding sequence ATGAAGTCGGTCCGAAGTCATCTACTAAACATATCCTTACTCTTGCTCATTACTGGTGGGGTTCTTTTTTTTATTTTCCGTGAGTTAAGCTGGTATGATGTAAAAGAGGATCTTGCAACCATGCATTTTGGCTGGTTCATCGCTGGTGCTGGTGCGATTATCTTAAGCTGGTTCTTTGAAGCAATTGTTCTACATAACATGACGAATACTGATCAAACCAACGTACGCTTCGGCTCTACTTTAAAAATTACAATGGTCGGTTTGTTGTTTAACAATATTACCCCCTCCTCCAGTGGTGGACAGCCTGCACAGTTGTTTATGTTGTTTAAACGTGGAGTAGATGTAAGTAAAGCAAGCTCCGTTCTACTGATCAAATTCATTTTGTTTCAGACCATTTTAGTGTTACTCTTTCTTGGGATCCTTGTATTTGGATATCAAGATTTAGCTGCCATCGTACCAAACATGAAGTACTTTATCTTAATAGGATTTATCATTAATTTAAGTGTGATCACTTGTTTACTTCTGATTTGCTTTAGCAAGAAATCTATTCTGATTCTCATACGCTTAGTTTTATACCCTATCTCTTTAGTTAAAAAAGAACTAGCTGAAAAATGGAGAGATTCATTGCATGAAAAGGTTCTTACGTTCCATGAAGAAAGCAGAAGACTTATTCATGAACGGACTCTTCTTCTTCAATGTTCAATGTACACGATCCTACAGCTGATGTTCTTTTTAATCGTTCCTTACTTTGTTTTTTTAAGTTTAGGATATAGTGAGTTGAGTTTATTTAGTGCCATCGCTTTTCACGCATTCATTATGATGTTTGCATCAGTCATACCTACTCCAGGTGGTAGTGGCGCGGGGGAATATAGTTTTACATTACTGTTTGGCACAATCGTAGCTCAAACAGACTTATTAGTCGGTCTTTTAATCTGGAGAATTCTCACAGCGTACAGTCCTGCTATCATTGGTGCATTAAGTTTCGCTATCCGTTTGAACAAACCAAAAAAAGAACCAACCAAAGGAGTGTCCTAA
- a CDS encoding putative phage tail protein yields MSKREEMEAYLPPMLNRLVEMKEIVGTEAEEFQQLNDLLFDMTDQLFIPTATWGLDRWEDLLSSDRDSSDDIYVRRNRIISQISNFPSTTYKTLERTINRYLMNPSTVVRSTPGRPHFMVNIDGYDLQYGTQIIQQLERMKPAHLAYTFRALFKEHTDNSIQYKQKLKIKTVHPYWDKVSRVYLDGNHKLDGSWSLNGFSEKKIHEYYQFFIKFRSKIEAELSHHEKMIFRAITAPFELKDYGKKSRFRTRVGFFDMLPVYLDGVYNLDGTFSLDGYDNRYRRQLFGHKLLMKMISEQSMQSRAKQKVRSQNHSYQNKDIQWRKMIIRAAIGFFGFVPVSLNGRHYLDGSWYLNGTNDKYPRQVFAKKLKTRFKVPKKQQTKIAAAVRAKVDSLEKKDQKQKQVFRTCLGFFGVLPIYLNGVDNLDGSWYLNGFNNLHPLLFRQKVTFKSVVRMPTTSKGVLTVRKDWWTLDGSVKLDGSRRLNATSEKIAL; encoded by the coding sequence ATGAGTAAGCGAGAGGAAATGGAAGCCTATTTACCACCTATGTTGAATCGTTTAGTTGAGATGAAGGAGATCGTTGGTACTGAAGCAGAAGAGTTTCAGCAGCTCAACGATCTCCTTTTTGATATGACCGATCAACTATTCATTCCCACCGCTACATGGGGGCTGGATCGATGGGAGGATCTTCTTTCAAGTGATAGAGATAGTTCAGACGATATTTACGTTAGAAGGAACCGCATCATTTCACAGATTAGTAACTTCCCTTCTACAACATACAAAACGTTGGAACGGACCATTAATCGATACTTGATGAATCCTTCAACCGTTGTAAGGAGCACACCAGGTCGACCTCATTTCATGGTGAACATAGATGGATATGACTTGCAGTACGGGACACAAATCATTCAGCAACTAGAGCGTATGAAGCCAGCACATTTGGCTTACACATTCAGAGCACTGTTTAAGGAGCATACAGATAACTCAATTCAGTACAAACAGAAATTAAAAATCAAGACGGTTCATCCTTATTGGGATAAAGTATCACGTGTTTATTTAGACGGTAATCATAAATTAGATGGTTCATGGAGCTTAAATGGTTTCTCGGAGAAAAAAATTCATGAGTATTATCAGTTTTTTATTAAGTTTAGAAGCAAGATTGAAGCTGAGTTATCGCATCATGAAAAGATGATCTTTCGCGCTATCACTGCTCCGTTTGAACTTAAAGACTATGGTAAGAAAAGTCGCTTTCGTACTCGAGTAGGCTTCTTTGATATGTTGCCGGTCTATTTGGATGGTGTATACAACCTGGACGGTACTTTCTCTCTTGATGGCTATGACAACCGGTACAGAAGGCAGTTGTTTGGTCACAAATTGTTAATGAAGATGATTAGTGAACAATCGATGCAATCAAGAGCTAAGCAAAAGGTTCGATCTCAGAATCATTCGTATCAAAATAAGGATATCCAATGGCGCAAGATGATCATTCGAGCTGCTATTGGCTTTTTTGGTTTTGTGCCGGTGTCTTTAAACGGCCGTCACTATTTAGATGGCAGCTGGTACCTCAATGGTACAAACGATAAATATCCGCGCCAGGTGTTTGCTAAAAAGTTAAAAACGAGATTTAAGGTTCCTAAAAAACAACAAACGAAAATTGCCGCAGCTGTTAGAGCAAAGGTTGATTCACTTGAAAAGAAAGATCAAAAACAAAAGCAGGTCTTCCGTACATGTCTAGGTTTCTTTGGTGTCTTACCCATTTATCTGAATGGTGTAGACAACCTTGATGGCAGTTGGTATTTAAACGGATTCAACAATTTGCATCCGCTTCTATTCAGACAAAAGGTGACCTTTAAAAGCGTGGTACGAATGCCCACTACTAGTAAAGGGGTACTTACTGTACGCAAGGATTGGTGGACGTTGGACGGCTCGGTAAAACTTGATGGAAGTAGACGTTTGAACGCAACCTCTGAAAAAATCGCACTATAA
- a CDS encoding N-acetylmuramoyl-L-alanine amidase: MSKLICIDPGHAKNTPGKRAGSNPTYYEYLSNRNVARLLDKKLKDAGFRTMYSCDINSPNDLSLSQRGANAVRAKADLFCSIHSNAHSDTSVTGTETFIHTDSHASLAIAQAVQSALVAGLKKPNRGVKRANFGVLRATYKNMLAILTEGDFFSNPEARKWMLTPAFDEAYAQALLVGICNFYSVTVPKSNGNVPSTPVQPSAPVKSDDVGKSLLRVKADKLWVYDKADWNSKSFQVSKGEAFTVARELTVNGSKMYQLISGLYITANTQFVEFDGKVESTPAPKPSKKKYSLPSATLRRGSKGNDVGLLQTALNAANFKVSSVDNDFGKKTEDAVTRFQKVYLPREVDGVAGPNTYRELDKVIN, encoded by the coding sequence ATGAGTAAATTAATTTGTATCGATCCAGGTCACGCAAAGAATACACCAGGTAAACGTGCTGGGAGTAATCCTACTTACTACGAGTATTTAAGCAACCGTAACGTGGCCAGACTGTTAGATAAAAAGCTGAAGGATGCTGGCTTTCGTACCATGTACTCTTGCGATATCAACAGTCCAAATGACTTAAGCTTGTCTCAACGTGGAGCGAATGCGGTAAGGGCGAAGGCGGATTTATTCTGTTCTATCCATTCAAATGCACACAGCGACACCAGCGTTACTGGTACGGAAACCTTTATCCATACGGATAGTCATGCATCACTGGCCATTGCACAAGCTGTACAATCTGCCCTGGTTGCAGGATTAAAGAAACCAAACCGTGGCGTAAAACGAGCTAACTTTGGTGTGTTGAGAGCCACATACAAAAACATGCTGGCCATTCTTACGGAAGGTGATTTCTTTTCGAATCCGGAAGCACGTAAATGGATGCTTACACCTGCGTTTGATGAAGCATATGCTCAGGCATTGCTGGTAGGTATTTGTAATTTCTACAGCGTTACTGTTCCTAAATCAAACGGAAATGTACCAAGTACGCCGGTACAACCATCTGCACCGGTTAAATCAGATGATGTCGGTAAATCACTATTACGTGTAAAAGCAGACAAGCTATGGGTATACGACAAGGCTGATTGGAATTCAAAGTCATTCCAAGTGTCTAAAGGTGAAGCCTTCACGGTTGCTCGTGAGCTTACGGTAAACGGTTCAAAAATGTATCAGCTGATCTCAGGTCTCTACATCACAGCCAACACACAATTTGTTGAGTTTGATGGGAAGGTAGAGTCTACTCCTGCACCAAAGCCCTCTAAGAAAAAATATTCTTTGCCGTCTGCTACGCTTAGACGTGGCAGTAAAGGAAATGACGTAGGTTTGCTTCAGACAGCTTTAAATGCAGCTAACTTCAAAGTCAGTTCCGTTGATAATGACTTTGGTAAAAAGACTGAAGATGCTGTGACACGTTTCCAAAAAGTATATTTGCCTCGTGAAGTGGATGGGGTCGCAGGACCTAACACTTATAGAGAACTAGATAAAGTAATAAACTAA
- a CDS encoding type II toxin-antitoxin system antitoxin SocA domain-containing protein, which produces MTTIMEVANFFLQKTNHETETVISPLKLQKVCYYAQAWCLALNGVRLFDDEFVAWPHGPVNEDLYHKYKDYKWRPIDFPEDFDDSVLSLQERNYLNDVWELYGKYDAKYLEDLTHQELPWQEAREGYPEGHHCSVVIREETMRNYYRELLADG; this is translated from the coding sequence TTGACTACAATTATGGAAGTTGCAAATTTCTTTCTACAAAAAACAAATCATGAGACAGAAACAGTGATCTCACCTTTAAAATTGCAAAAAGTTTGTTACTATGCTCAAGCGTGGTGTCTAGCTTTAAATGGTGTAAGACTGTTTGATGACGAATTTGTTGCATGGCCACATGGACCTGTAAACGAGGATCTTTACCATAAGTACAAAGATTACAAATGGAGACCGATTGACTTTCCAGAGGATTTTGATGACAGTGTTCTTTCTCTTCAGGAAAGAAACTACTTGAACGATGTTTGGGAGTTATACGGAAAGTATGACGCAAAGTACTTAGAGGACCTTACACATCAGGAGTTACCTTGGCAAGAAGCTAGAGAGGGTTATCCAGAAGGTCATCATTGTAGCGTTGTAATTAGAGAAGAAACAATGCGCAACTATTATAGAGAGTTGCTTGCTGATGGCTAA
- a CDS encoding holin, which yields MEEVLLFASVLAPVVLALIQVLKKAVNIKVNLLPLISFGIGLFVGALATPFTEMDLVLRLWAGGFAGLSGTGLFELFKHRDGQSKEVN from the coding sequence GTGGAAGAAGTTTTGTTGTTTGCCTCGGTTCTTGCACCGGTGGTTCTGGCGCTTATCCAGGTACTTAAAAAGGCAGTCAATATCAAGGTAAATCTACTACCTCTAATTTCATTTGGGATCGGCTTATTTGTAGGAGCTCTTGCTACACCATTCACTGAAATGGATTTGGTCTTAAGGTTATGGGCCGGTGGTTTTGCAGGGTTGTCAGGTACAGGTTTATTTGAATTATTTAAACATCGCGATGGACAATCTAAGGAGGTAAATTAA
- a CDS encoding spore coat protein, translating into MSDKHEVEERKEGSERRWSALDPDACHPMDRGGKETQGATQENKTLQLSEEYILIKDSCDVTVNSTDTKAALSLQASLQTAIALVISISIADSEKAEKITQELLQSSKIKQLSYQKTVVENSKNVEVTTVDTQIAINIQLLLQILLALLVRLDIL; encoded by the coding sequence ATGAGTGATAAACACGAAGTAGAAGAAAGAAAAGAGGGCTCTGAAAGAAGATGGTCTGCACTAGATCCAGATGCATGTCATCCAATGGATCGTGGAGGAAAAGAAACTCAAGGCGCAACTCAAGAAAACAAAACCCTTCAATTATCTGAAGAGTATATCCTGATTAAGGATTCTTGTGATGTAACAGTAAACTCTACTGATACCAAAGCCGCACTTTCTCTTCAAGCATCGCTTCAAACAGCTATCGCTTTAGTCATCAGTATTTCAATTGCAGATAGTGAAAAAGCAGAGAAGATTACGCAAGAACTTCTTCAAAGCTCTAAAATCAAGCAACTAAGCTACCAGAAAACAGTTGTTGAAAATTCTAAAAACGTAGAAGTAACAACTGTTGATACACAAATCGCTATCAACATTCAGCTTCTTCTGCAAATCCTTCTTGCATTACTTGTAAGACTAGACATTCTATAG
- a CDS encoding flagellin: protein MIINHNLSAMNAHRQLGANQANGAKAQEKLSSGLRINRAGDDAAGLAISEKMRAQVRGLDQASTNAQDGISLIQTAEGALSETHSILQRMRELATQASNDTNTDSDRNEIQKEMNSLTSEINRIGNTTEFNTQKLLNGDKDGTSAKAVQGVYTYAAAGGATITIDDEAFTFETDFDNLDELVDAINQNTDLNVKYTATKDGTNLVLTQLEGAETDTAPTGATHTVTTAGIAQEDAVADPTNSLKFQIGANENQSLTLDIADMRAVALGISSVGTTDADLGVTNGTNNTVTEQALNVSTHDSAAAAITTIQSAIDQVSAERSKLGANQNRLEHTISNLNNSSENLQAAESRIRDVDMAKEIMEFTKNNILSQASQSMLAQANQAPQQVLQLLG, encoded by the coding sequence ATGATTATTAATCACAATTTATCTGCAATGAACGCTCACCGTCAACTTGGTGCGAACCAAGCAAACGGAGCAAAAGCTCAAGAAAAACTATCTTCAGGTCTTCGCATTAACCGTGCAGGAGATGACGCTGCTGGCCTTGCAATCTCTGAAAAAATGCGTGCTCAAGTTCGTGGCTTGGATCAAGCTAGCACTAACGCACAAGATGGTATCTCTTTAATCCAAACAGCTGAAGGAGCTCTTAGTGAGACTCATTCTATTCTTCAACGTATGCGCGAACTTGCTACACAAGCATCAAATGATACTAACACAGATTCAGACCGTAACGAAATTCAAAAAGAAATGAACTCTTTAACCTCTGAAATCAACCGCATCGGTAACACTACTGAGTTTAATACTCAGAAGCTTCTTAACGGTGACAAAGATGGTACTTCTGCAAAAGCAGTTCAAGGTGTATATACATATGCTGCTGCTGGCGGAGCTACTATTACAATTGATGACGAAGCTTTCACTTTTGAAACTGATTTTGATAACTTAGATGAATTAGTTGACGCGATTAATCAAAATACCGATCTTAACGTTAAGTATACTGCGACTAAAGATGGAACTAACTTGGTATTAACTCAACTTGAAGGTGCAGAAACTGACACAGCACCAACAGGAGCTACTCACACAGTAACTACTGCTGGTATAGCTCAGGAAGATGCTGTTGCTGATCCAACTAATAGCTTGAAATTTCAAATTGGTGCTAACGAAAACCAAAGCTTAACACTTGATATTGCTGATATGAGAGCAGTTGCTTTAGGGATCAGTTCAGTTGGTACTACTGATGCAGATTTAGGTGTAACTAATGGTACAAACAATACTGTTACTGAACAAGCTCTTAATGTATCAACTCACGATAGTGCTGCCGCTGCAATCACTACGATTCAATCAGCTATTGATCAAGTATCCGCTGAGCGTTCTAAACTAGGTGCAAACCAAAACCGTTTAGAGCATACAATCTCTAACTTGAACAACTCTTCTGAGAACCTTCAAGCTGCTGAGTCTCGTATTCGTGACGTTGATATGGCTAAAGAAATCATGGAGTTCACTAAGAACAACATTCTTTCTCAAGCTTCTCAATCTATGCTTGCTCAAGCAAACCAAGCTCCACAACAAGTTCTTCAACTTCTAGGATAA
- a CDS encoding carbon storage regulator, translating to MALTLGRKDGQSIIIADIIKVQVLKTEDGLVRLKIDAPIGVDILREEIYEERTDHGEALQALAEEHRKHIK from the coding sequence ATGGCACTAACACTAGGAAGAAAAGACGGTCAATCGATTATTATCGCTGACATTATTAAAGTCCAAGTTCTTAAAACAGAAGACGGTCTTGTCAGATTGAAAATTGATGCACCAATTGGTGTGGATATTCTAAGAGAAGAGATTTATGAAGAGAGAACCGATCACGGGGAAGCACTTCAAGCTCTTGCAGAAGAACATCGCAAGCACATCAAATAA
- a CDS encoding transposase, protein MFLISFIVSIIVSTAMYLIQRKWTMFRSIFDIIALLCLLVFSSIAASAIYEVLINHTVFMTNIHALFLNGYFLVSGAYVLMYSMYKLIKMVVRPT, encoded by the coding sequence ATGTTTTTAATTAGTTTTATTGTAAGCATTATTGTATCAACGGCTATGTATCTTATTCAAAGAAAGTGGACCATGTTTCGCTCCATTTTTGATATCATAGCCCTCCTCTGTCTGCTTGTATTCAGCAGTATTGCAGCAAGTGCGATTTACGAGGTTTTGATAAACCATACTGTATTTATGACAAACATTCATGCACTGTTTTTGAATGGGTATTTCCTAGTTTCTGGAGCATATGTCTTGATGTATAGCATGTACAAGCTAATCAAAATGGTTGTTCGCCCTACTTAA
- a CDS encoding phage tail protein, translating to MSTTKTTVYAREQMAKARASGSRITKNTHIALGDGGVDSAGNPVAPTGNEQALKNQLVRKAIESASFIAPATMRYVITLGESELVGRNINEMALVDEDGKFTAIRTMYSKRKDGDMQFGFEIDDMY from the coding sequence ATGAGTACAACAAAAACAACGGTTTATGCTCGAGAACAAATGGCGAAAGCTCGCGCATCAGGATCACGTATTACGAAGAATACACACATTGCTTTAGGTGATGGGGGCGTTGATTCAGCTGGTAATCCTGTCGCTCCAACAGGAAATGAGCAAGCGCTTAAAAATCAATTAGTTCGCAAAGCTATTGAGAGTGCCAGTTTCATCGCTCCGGCTACCATGCGGTATGTAATTACACTTGGCGAGTCAGAACTTGTTGGCCGGAACATTAATGAAATGGCTTTAGTTGATGAAGATGGAAAGTTTACAGCTATTCGTACCATGTACAGCAAACGCAAAGATGGAGACATGCAGTTTGGTTTTGAGATCGATGATATGTACTAA
- a CDS encoding YolD-like family protein, whose protein sequence is MPSFEELEEYKTYLRRGNLTWEGSRMMLPEHKVRILDSNERDKRVEKHELDPDELQEIGYVVMDALNYTKKVQINYWDDWAYHEILCFILSVSRDQKQIKVENENGDIDYIQVECLRTVLLL, encoded by the coding sequence ATGCCATCGTTTGAGGAGTTAGAAGAGTATAAAACATATCTAAGACGCGGTAATCTAACGTGGGAAGGCAGCAGAATGATGTTGCCAGAACACAAGGTGCGGATACTCGATAGCAATGAGCGTGACAAGCGAGTCGAAAAACATGAGCTGGATCCAGATGAACTGCAGGAAATTGGATACGTGGTAATGGATGCGCTGAACTACACTAAAAAGGTACAAATAAATTATTGGGATGATTGGGCTTACCATGAAATTTTGTGTTTTATCTTAAGTGTAAGTAGGGATCAAAAACAAATTAAAGTGGAAAACGAGAATGGGGACATTGATTATATTCAGGTGGAGTGTCTTCGTACTGTGTTGCTGTTATGA
- a CDS encoding tetratricopeptide repeat protein, with translation MSQGIPSVIVGSRCLDWYHVMIQSDFEASTRLKNEVTEMIHNMESDPNVTGFYELLSLRHNLLVNQISGHSLVISFEGKNESYLKYMYNFISGQQQYYDGKYTSAVRLYNKAEALLEFVEDQYERAEFFLRLADGYYRINQYLFAVTYVEQAMELFEQNPNYQNKVLNGHLLLAAIDSELGKYDQAEVRYYKALYQAEDLPKVKSLILRSLGLNRLRQHKYEEAKSIFIQALSIKEHLLAKTGNKTKADLAFIHLRLGEVESGQALLKEIEEWTQQDNEYHAKMLIYQDVFIGSYENGMQKGFEELIQHQLYFDAEEIALELVNYYQEREQFSKALYFSKLALKMNVKNHQLGMNDNM, from the coding sequence ATGAGTCAGGGAATACCATCTGTTATTGTAGGTTCGAGATGTTTGGATTGGTATCATGTCATGATTCAAAGTGATTTTGAAGCATCGACTAGACTAAAAAATGAAGTGACAGAGATGATTCATAATATGGAATCTGATCCCAATGTCACTGGCTTTTATGAGCTGTTATCGTTGCGTCACAACCTACTAGTAAATCAGATATCAGGTCATTCATTAGTTATATCTTTTGAAGGTAAAAATGAGTCCTATTTAAAGTATATGTATAATTTCATAAGTGGACAACAGCAGTACTACGATGGCAAGTATACATCTGCGGTACGTTTGTACAATAAAGCAGAGGCGCTATTAGAATTTGTAGAAGACCAATATGAGCGGGCAGAGTTTTTTCTTCGTCTAGCTGATGGGTACTATCGAATCAATCAATATTTGTTTGCAGTAACGTACGTGGAACAAGCTATGGAATTGTTTGAGCAGAATCCTAACTATCAAAATAAAGTGTTAAATGGTCATTTGTTATTAGCTGCTATTGATTCTGAGTTAGGAAAGTATGATCAAGCTGAAGTACGCTACTATAAAGCGTTATATCAAGCAGAAGATTTACCAAAAGTAAAATCACTTATTCTACGAAGTTTGGGATTAAATCGATTAAGACAACACAAATATGAGGAAGCAAAGTCTATCTTTATTCAAGCTCTAAGTATTAAAGAACATTTGCTAGCAAAGACAGGAAATAAGACGAAAGCAGACCTTGCTTTTATACATTTACGATTAGGAGAAGTGGAGTCTGGACAGGCTTTATTAAAAGAAATTGAGGAATGGACACAGCAAGACAATGAATATCATGCTAAGATGCTTATTTATCAAGATGTTTTTATTGGTTCATATGAAAATGGAATGCAGAAAGGATTTGAGGAGTTAATACAACATCAATTGTACTTTGATGCCGAAGAAATTGCACTCGAACTCGTTAATTATTATCAGGAACGTGAACAATTTTCAAAAGCGCTTTATTTTTCAAAACTGGCTCTTAAAATGAATGTAAAAAATCATCAACTAGGAATGAATGACAACATGTAA
- a CDS encoding DUF4177 domain-containing protein, which translates to MEYKTVLLPAAVTKKQAAKVESLINEIASEGWQLLSFAPQSAMGGTDGNLAVFTREER; encoded by the coding sequence GTGGAATATAAAACGGTGTTATTACCTGCTGCTGTAACAAAGAAACAAGCGGCTAAAGTCGAATCTTTAATAAATGAAATAGCAAGTGAGGGATGGCAATTACTTAGTTTTGCGCCTCAATCTGCAATGGGAGGAACAGATGGGAATTTGGCTGTGTTCACTCGAGAAGAGCGTTAA
- a CDS encoding protein-glutamine gamma-glutamyltransferase, with translation MITIAGKLISDAQLNTIPLSSKRRAVLSSIATNQTMYVFQSMEELLFEVKVRANTTQASYDLATSGVGFADFDHSTCNQALWTLTREGGFLLKPSITPQRGIDDIFNNGRLYSFECAVAIIIIFYKATLDSIGATAFNQLFRGLYLFSWRYDEDLHLISHSGSDFLPGDCVYFNNPDFNPATPEWRGENTIVMDYDLYFGHGIGISSGADIIKSLNEERFPGARQSAYLENRITHPEYRYLGG, from the coding sequence ATGATTACGATTGCTGGAAAGTTGATTTCAGATGCTCAGTTAAATACAATCCCGTTGTCTTCGAAACGTCGAGCCGTGCTAAGTAGTATTGCAACAAACCAAACGATGTATGTCTTTCAATCCATGGAGGAATTACTTTTTGAAGTAAAAGTAAGAGCAAATACGACGCAAGCATCTTATGACTTAGCCACAAGTGGAGTTGGCTTTGCTGATTTTGATCATTCAACCTGTAATCAGGCGCTTTGGACACTAACAAGAGAGGGCGGATTCCTTCTAAAACCATCGATTACTCCTCAAAGAGGAATAGACGATATCTTTAATAATGGTCGCTTGTATTCCTTTGAATGTGCCGTAGCAATTATTATTATCTTTTACAAAGCAACCTTAGACTCAATTGGTGCCACAGCATTTAATCAGCTATTTAGAGGGCTATATTTATTTTCATGGAGATATGATGAGGATCTTCATTTAATTAGTCATTCAGGCTCTGATTTCTTACCAGGAGATTGTGTATACTTTAACAACCCCGATTTTAATCCAGCAACCCCTGAATGGCGCGGGGAAAATACAATTGTTATGGACTACGATTTGTATTTCGGTCATGGAATCGGAATTTCCTCAGGTGCGGATATTATCAAATCACTTAATGAAGAACGTTTCCCAGGAGCTAGGCAATCCGCATACCTTGAAAACCGAATTACTCACCCCGAGTATAGATACCTCGGGGGGTAA
- a CDS encoding glycosyltransferase family 4 protein — MIRLTMFSSAEKVKGQGVASAYRELINLLFNQTELYDMKINTYRSTDISHYHTVDLPFYVSTFSKKRGVKVGYVHFIPETVDDSLQLPKWFRRFFYAYLISFYKRMDKLVVVNPAFISKLEAYGIAKNKIEYIPNFVSNQTFYPMDPIKRNQLKEQHVPSKAFTVLGAGQIQQRKGVLDFIEVAKKLPDVQFIWVGGFSFGKITSGYKELKLIVDNPPKNVLFTGIVDREQMNMYFNLADVMFLPSFHELFPMTILEGMSCERPILLRDLELYEDILFDYYLKASSIEGFVEAITQLQNDSKYYEAARMSAAKGAYHYSEERLTEIWQDFYHGLEGITR; from the coding sequence ATGATTCGATTAACCATGTTTTCATCCGCTGAAAAAGTAAAAGGGCAAGGCGTTGCTTCTGCATATCGAGAATTAATCAATTTATTATTTAATCAAACAGAACTGTATGATATGAAAATTAATACGTATCGATCTACAGATATATCTCATTATCATACAGTTGACCTGCCCTTTTATGTTTCAACATTTTCAAAAAAACGCGGGGTTAAAGTTGGCTATGTTCACTTTATTCCAGAGACGGTTGATGATAGTCTTCAACTACCTAAATGGTTTAGGCGATTTTTCTATGCGTATTTGATTTCTTTTTACAAACGGATGGACAAACTTGTTGTTGTGAATCCCGCATTCATTTCGAAGCTCGAAGCGTATGGTATTGCGAAAAATAAAATTGAGTACATTCCAAACTTTGTTTCAAATCAAACGTTTTATCCTATGGATCCAATTAAACGAAACCAACTCAAGGAACAGCATGTGCCCTCAAAAGCATTCACAGTACTTGGAGCAGGACAAATACAGCAACGTAAAGGTGTACTTGATTTTATCGAAGTGGCTAAAAAGCTTCCTGATGTTCAATTCATCTGGGTTGGAGGATTTTCATTTGGAAAAATAACATCTGGTTATAAAGAACTTAAGTTAATCGTAGACAACCCACCGAAAAATGTTCTCTTTACTGGTATTGTTGATCGTGAACAAATGAACATGTATTTTAACCTAGCCGATGTCATGTTCCTTCCATCGTTTCACGAGCTTTTTCCGATGACCATTTTAGAAGGGATGAGCTGCGAGCGACCAATATTACTTAGAGACCTAGAGTTATATGAAGACATCTTGTTTGATTACTATTTAAAAGCATCGTCTATTGAAGGATTTGTAGAGGCGATTACTCAATTACAGAACGATTCAAAGTATTATGAAGCGGCAAGGATGTCTGCAGCTAAAGGAGCATACCATTACTCTGAAGAACGATTAACAGAGATTTGGCAAGACTTTTACCATGGTCTAGAGGGTATAACAAGATGA